One genomic window of Quercus lobata isolate SW786 chromosome 9, ValleyOak3.0 Primary Assembly, whole genome shotgun sequence includes the following:
- the LOC115962283 gene encoding RING-H2 finger protein ATL16-like: MYSSSFFVQTSPSSHSSHLLMAPNHKRFYELGSQVLTHIKNQANPIHQPAQPTSESAFPILAIAVLCIMATAFLLVSYFLFVTKCCSNWQEVNLLRWFSVLRVQESEDPFIALSPTMWNHGLDESVIREIPTCQFQREDEEKRACCAVCLNEFQEQDMLRVLPKCSHAFHLDCIDIWLQSNANCPLCRSSISGRSRCRIDQIIAPSSSPQDSQLLSHSHMSSDEDFLVIELGGEDEVTLPQRQQERNDSLQVPVQPRSHSPKKLEKKHENLKPRKFHHVSIMGDECIDVRKKDDQFSIQPIRRSFSMDSAADQQLYLIVQAIIQQKMHHNEVSTSEDCDSRGRRSFFPFRHGRGSRNAILPIECEL; the protein is encoded by the coding sequence ATGTATTCCTCTTCATTTTTTGTTCAAACATCTCCAAGCTCTCATTCAAGCCATTTGCTAATGGCACCAAACCATAAGCGCTTCTACGAACTTGGATCTCAGGTTCTCACACACATAAAAAACCAGGCAAACCCAATTCATCAGCCAGCACAGCCTACTTCAGAGTCTGCTTTTCCTATATTAGCCATTGCTGTGCTATGCATCATGGCCACAGCTTTCTTACTAGTTAGCTACTTTCTTTTTGTGACCAAATGCTGTTCAAACTGGCAAGAAGTTAATCTGCTGAGATGGTTTTCTGTACTGCGCGTCCAAGAAAGTGAAGATCCCTTCATAGCCTTGTCTCCAACAATGTGGAATCATGGACTTGATGAATCGGTCATTCGTGAAATCCCAACATGTCAATTCCAAAGAGAAGACGAGGAGAAAAGAGCGTGTTGTGCAGTTTGTTTGAATGAGTTTCAAGAACAAGATATGCTTAGAGTTCTTCCCAAATGCAGCCATGCATTCCACTTGGATTGCATTGATATATGGCTTCAAAGCAATGCCAATTGTCCCCTTTGCAGATCAAGCATTTCAGGCAGAAGCCGGTGTCGGATTGATCAGATCATTGCACCAAGCTCTTCACCACAAGACTCTCAGCTCCTGTCCCATAGCCACATGAGTAGTGATGAAGACTTTTTGGTTATTGAATTGGGGGGAGAAGATGAAGTTACATTACCACAAAGGCAACAAGAAAGAAATGATTCACTACAAGTTCCAGTGCAGCCTAGAAGTCATTCACCAAAGAAGTTggaaaagaagcatgaaaacttaAAACCAAGAAAGTTCCACCATGTTTCAATCATGGGAGATGAGTGCATTGATGTAAGAAAGAAAGATGATCAGTTTTCTATTCAACCCATCAGGAGATCTTTCTCAATGGATTCTGCAGCTGATCAACAGCTTTATTTAATCGTTCAAGCAATCATTCAACAAAAAATGCATCACAACGAGGTTAGTACAAGTGAAGATTGTGATAGCAGAGGTCGAAGATCGTTCTTCCCATTTAGGCATGGCCGAGGATCTAGAAATGCAATTCTTCCTATTGAGTGTGA